A stretch of the Fodinicurvata sediminis DSM 21159 genome encodes the following:
- the hflK gene encoding FtsH protease activity modulator HflK, producing MPWQSSGGSGGPWGGSGGSGGGGSWGRGGSGGGNNSGGGGGQRPPDFEDMIRKGQERLKGLMPGGFGGGKMIVLLVIAVIVIWLLSGLYRVQPNEEGVVLVFGRYTETTEPGLHWNWPAPIGEVETPSVESINAIEIGFRTSGTSGVAQDDVAQESLMLTGDQNIIDIDFNVLWRVSDARNFLFNIREPFETVKTAAESAMRDIIGQTEIQRALTESRGDIEGQTRELLQSILDSYGSGILITQIQLQQVQPPEPVADSFNDVQRALQDRDRLRNQAEAYRNDILPRARGEAQQIIQEANAYRESVVAEAEGEANRFLSVYEAYAESPETTRQRLYLETLEEVYGSTQKILLDSEGSQGIVPYLPLNELNRRTLSDSPPVRTDTPLRSTGSQSNQSGQ from the coding sequence ATGCCTTGGCAATCGTCCGGCGGTAGCGGTGGCCCTTGGGGCGGCAGCGGCGGCAGTGGCGGCGGCGGCTCATGGGGGCGCGGCGGATCTGGCGGCGGCAACAATTCCGGTGGCGGTGGCGGGCAGCGTCCTCCCGATTTCGAGGATATGATCCGCAAGGGTCAGGAGCGCCTGAAGGGCCTGATGCCGGGTGGATTCGGCGGCGGCAAGATGATTGTCCTGCTTGTAATTGCCGTGATTGTCATCTGGTTGCTGTCCGGCCTGTACCGCGTCCAACCGAACGAGGAAGGCGTGGTCCTGGTCTTCGGGCGTTATACGGAGACGACCGAACCGGGCCTGCACTGGAACTGGCCGGCACCCATCGGCGAGGTGGAAACGCCCTCCGTGGAGAGCATCAACGCCATCGAGATTGGGTTCCGCACGTCAGGAACGTCCGGAGTGGCGCAGGATGATGTTGCCCAGGAAAGCCTGATGCTGACCGGGGACCAGAACATCATCGATATCGATTTCAACGTGCTTTGGCGCGTTTCCGATGCGCGCAACTTTCTCTTCAACATTCGCGAGCCTTTCGAGACGGTGAAGACCGCGGCCGAGAGTGCCATGCGCGATATCATCGGCCAGACCGAGATCCAGCGCGCCCTGACAGAGTCCCGTGGCGATATCGAGGGGCAGACACGTGAACTGCTGCAGTCCATCCTGGACAGCTATGGTTCGGGCATTTTGATCACGCAGATCCAGTTGCAGCAGGTTCAGCCTCCCGAGCCGGTGGCCGATTCCTTCAACGACGTGCAGCGTGCGCTTCAGGACCGGGACCGCTTGCGCAACCAGGCGGAAGCCTATCGCAACGACATCCTGCCGCGGGCCCGCGGTGAGGCGCAGCAGATCATTCAGGAGGCCAACGCCTATCGCGAGAGTGTCGTTGCCGAGGCTGAAGGTGAGGCCAATCGCTTCCTGAGTGTCTACGAGGCCTATGCGGAATCGCCGGAAACGACACGCCAGCGCCTATATCTGGAGACGTTGGAGGAAGTCTACGGCAGCACCCAGAAGATCCTTCTCGATTCCGAAGGGTCCCAGGGCATCGTGCCCTATCTGCCACTTAACGAGTTGAATCGCCGAACGCTGAGCGACAGCCCGCCGGTCCGAACCGACACGCCGTTGCGTTCAACCGGTAGCCAGTCCAACCAGTCCGGCCAGTAA
- a CDS encoding transglutaminase family protein, translating into MTTLRINHRTTYTYDGPVTFGAHYLRIRPRDGHDMRILDSSLSVTPTAEVHWAFDTFGNSVARLTFHEKADRLVIASDLLLRRYGLDDPEARIERYAGPWPFTYEPEEAFDLSPLLHIHSPQDQPVLKRWLAEKLPERLEGSFQVLDLLSSRIHESFTYRRREESGVQSPAETLAIGSGTCRDFAYFFMEAARSLGFAARFVTGYLYDPAEAEEQNSASLSGGGATHAWADIFVPGAGWIEFDPTNQIIAGRNLVRVASTRTPEQAMPVSGSYHDGGSSFLSMEVEVSVVRSEEE; encoded by the coding sequence ATGACCACGCTGCGCATCAATCACCGTACCACATATACCTATGACGGACCCGTGACCTTTGGGGCCCATTACCTGAGAATCCGTCCGCGTGATGGTCATGACATGCGGATTCTGGATTCCTCCCTCAGTGTGACGCCTACGGCCGAGGTCCATTGGGCGTTCGATACCTTCGGAAATTCGGTGGCGCGGCTGACGTTTCATGAGAAGGCGGACAGGCTGGTCATCGCGAGCGACCTGTTACTGCGCCGTTACGGTCTGGACGATCCGGAAGCGCGGATAGAGCGCTACGCCGGTCCCTGGCCCTTTACCTACGAACCCGAGGAGGCCTTCGATCTGTCGCCTCTGCTCCATATTCACAGCCCCCAGGACCAGCCCGTGCTCAAGAGGTGGCTGGCCGAGAAACTGCCCGAACGGCTGGAGGGAAGTTTTCAGGTGCTGGACCTGCTCAGCAGCAGGATCCACGAAAGCTTCACCTATCGCAGGCGGGAGGAAAGCGGTGTGCAGTCGCCTGCGGAAACCCTGGCGATTGGCAGCGGGACCTGCCGGGACTTTGCCTACTTCTTCATGGAGGCGGCCCGTTCTTTGGGGTTCGCGGCACGCTTCGTCACGGGCTATCTCTATGACCCGGCCGAGGCGGAAGAGCAGAACAGCGCCAGCCTGAGTGGCGGAGGTGCGACCCATGCCTGGGCGGATATCTTCGTTCCGGGGGCGGGATGGATCGAGTTCGATCCGACCAACCAGATCATAGCCGGACGCAATCTGGTGCGTGTGGCGAGCACCCGGACACCGGAACAGGCCATGCCGGTCAGCGGCAGCTATCATGATGGAGGCTCCAGCTTCCTCTCCATGGAGGTGGAGGTCTCCGTGGTGCGCTCAGAGGAAGAATAG
- the hflC gene encoding protease modulator HflC, whose translation MSPRFLLPLGILIIIAGVALFSSAYIVRETDQALVLQFGERKALNTEPGLYFKIPFIQNVIFYEKRVLNLDPPTERVLLADQKPLLVDSYARFRIADALQFYQAVRSEQVGEDRLSVIVNSAMRAVLGNETLASILSEERTRIMTLIQEQVNQEADSLGMEIVDVRIRRSDLPDETSQAVYNRMISEREREAAEFRAQGEEQAQRIRATADREATVIRAEATRESEILRGQGDAQRTRILSEAYGQDRAFFTFYRSMQAYREGLSGDNSTLVLSPDNEFLRYFNQSLQDGESAPEPQDAQ comes from the coding sequence ATGTCACCGCGCTTTCTGCTGCCGCTTGGCATCCTGATCATCATTGCAGGCGTTGCCCTGTTCAGTTCGGCCTATATCGTTCGGGAAACCGACCAGGCGCTCGTCCTGCAGTTCGGTGAACGCAAGGCCCTCAACACGGAACCAGGGCTCTATTTCAAGATCCCCTTTATCCAGAACGTGATCTTCTACGAAAAACGCGTTCTCAACCTGGATCCGCCGACCGAGCGTGTCCTGCTGGCCGATCAGAAGCCCTTGCTGGTGGATTCCTATGCAAGGTTTCGAATTGCCGATGCTTTGCAGTTCTATCAGGCCGTACGCTCGGAACAGGTCGGTGAGGATCGCTTGAGTGTGATCGTGAACTCGGCCATGCGTGCCGTTCTGGGTAACGAAACCCTGGCCAGCATCCTGTCCGAGGAGCGCACACGGATCATGACCCTGATCCAGGAGCAGGTGAATCAGGAAGCTGACAGCCTGGGCATGGAGATCGTCGATGTGCGAATCCGGCGATCCGACCTGCCGGACGAAACCAGTCAGGCGGTCTACAACCGCATGATCTCCGAACGTGAACGTGAAGCGGCGGAGTTCCGCGCTCAAGGTGAGGAGCAGGCCCAGCGCATTCGGGCCACGGCCGATCGTGAGGCCACTGTTATCCGGGCCGAGGCGACCCGGGAGAGCGAAATCCTGCGTGGTCAGGGTGACGCACAGCGGACACGTATCCTCTCTGAAGCCTATGGCCAGGACCGGGCCTTCTTCACCTTCTATCGCTCCATGCAGGCCTATCGTGAAGGCTTGAGCGGCGACAACTCCACACTGGTGCTTTCGCCCGACAACGAGTTCCTGCGCTACTTCAACCAGTCGCTGCAGGACGGCGAGTCGGCACCGGAACCCCAGGACGCCCAGTAA
- a CDS encoding DUF2065 domain-containing protein yields MAPVGSRDMTGGDLLVGLGLVFVIEGLVLALFPNLPERILEQIRDLPPEALRYSGLFSALLGIFLIWLAI; encoded by the coding sequence ATGGCGCCCGTCGGCTCTCGTGACATGACGGGGGGCGACCTTCTGGTCGGGCTGGGCCTGGTCTTCGTGATCGAGGGCCTTGTATTGGCCCTCTTCCCGAATCTGCCCGAGCGGATACTGGAGCAGATACGTGACCTGCCGCCGGAGGCCCTGCGCTATTCCGGACTGTTCTCTGCCCTCCTGGGGATATTCCTGATCTGGCTTGCGATCTGA
- a CDS encoding transglutaminase-like domain-containing protein, whose translation MFIRIGYELVLECKSETPLILALSPHPDYDGRVIGDDRVRSDRDLSLQEYIDGYGNRRTRLTAPPGPLKLWSDCIVENSGLPDVFDWNARQHSIQDLPSEVLGYLSASRYCESDELTERAWALFGQTQPGWARVQAICNWVHNHITFGYHFGRPTKTAVDVMREATGVCRDFAHLAIALCRAMNIPARYASGYLGDIEAPPSGAGDFSAWFEVFLEGRWFTFDARHNTPRIGRVLMVRGQDAADGAMVTSFGPHHMKLFRVWTHEVSGADTDRERLALLEALPDAPALTLAPEVSP comes from the coding sequence ATGTTTATCCGCATCGGATACGAACTCGTCCTTGAGTGCAAAAGCGAAACGCCGCTTATCCTGGCGCTTTCGCCACACCCCGACTACGACGGCCGCGTGATCGGCGACGACCGTGTGCGCAGCGACCGCGACCTGTCCCTTCAGGAGTACATCGACGGCTATGGCAACCGCCGAACCCGCCTCACCGCACCCCCCGGACCGCTGAAGCTCTGGTCGGACTGCATCGTCGAGAACTCCGGCCTGCCGGATGTTTTCGACTGGAACGCCCGGCAACACAGCATACAGGACCTGCCCTCCGAAGTTCTCGGCTATCTGAGTGCCAGCCGCTACTGCGAGTCCGATGAACTGACCGAACGCGCCTGGGCCTTGTTCGGGCAGACGCAGCCTGGCTGGGCCCGGGTCCAGGCCATCTGCAACTGGGTGCACAACCACATTACCTTCGGCTATCACTTCGGGCGCCCGACAAAGACCGCCGTGGATGTCATGCGCGAGGCCACTGGCGTCTGCCGGGACTTCGCGCATCTCGCAATCGCGCTCTGCCGGGCCATGAACATCCCCGCCCGCTATGCCAGCGGCTATCTGGGCGATATCGAGGCGCCCCCCAGTGGCGCCGGCGATTTCTCTGCCTGGTTCGAAGTCTTCCTGGAAGGGCGCTGGTTCACCTTCGACGCCCGTCACAACACTCCGCGGATCGGGCGCGTCCTGATGGTACGCGGCCAGGACGCAGCCGATGGGGCCATGGTGACGTCCTTCGGCCCTCACCACATGAAACTGTTCCGTGTCTGGACGCATGAGGTGAGCGGAGCGGACACGGACCGGGAACGGCTGGCCCTTTTGGAGGCACTTCCCGACGCACCTGCCCTGACCCTGGCGCCGGAAGTCTCTCCCTAA
- a CDS encoding DegQ family serine endoprotease gives MFDLIKASAQQNSSKAAIAPGRPGLAVLQAGVLLIIGVLLTVPAQARSAPDSFADLADELLPTVVNISTSQVIEDDGRLDNFEELFREFFERRGNGGESPDFPRQRRTSSLGSGFIIDSSGYIVTNNHVVAEADEITVRLFDNTALEAEIVGTDDKTDLALLKVETDRDLPAAKWGDSDSARVGEWILAIGNPYGLGGSVTAGIISARQRDINAGPYDDFLQTDASINRGNSGGPTFDMDGRVIGVNTAIFSPSGGSVGIGFAIPSAMARNVIDSLKEHGEVRRGWLGVQIQTVTEELAEGLRLDEARGALVASLFEGGPAERGGIQQGDVILEFDGREVATMRELPRMVAETRVGRDVDVVVWRRGEERTLSVTLGEMDDEALSGPNSEDTRDPQPEPESGSLDDLGLELGSLSEERRNEFGLARDVEGVLVTELDPLGLAAEAGLQLGDVIAEVDQEPVSRPSEIEEHVAAARQEGYRVITLLILRGNDYLWVALPLGEE, from the coding sequence ATGTTCGACCTTATCAAGGCCAGCGCCCAGCAGAACTCAAGCAAAGCAGCTATAGCACCAGGCCGGCCGGGCCTTGCGGTGCTGCAGGCCGGAGTGCTGCTGATTATCGGCGTTCTCCTGACCGTGCCCGCCCAGGCACGCTCGGCACCCGATAGTTTCGCCGACCTGGCCGATGAGCTGCTGCCGACGGTGGTCAATATCTCGACCAGTCAGGTGATCGAGGATGACGGCCGCCTCGACAATTTCGAGGAGCTGTTCCGCGAATTCTTCGAAAGACGCGGCAACGGCGGCGAAAGCCCCGATTTCCCGCGTCAGCGCCGGACATCTTCACTGGGGTCAGGCTTCATTATCGATTCCAGCGGTTATATCGTCACCAACAACCATGTGGTTGCCGAGGCCGACGAGATCACCGTGCGCCTGTTCGACAACACCGCGCTCGAGGCGGAAATCGTGGGCACGGACGACAAGACCGACCTGGCCCTGCTGAAGGTGGAGACGGATCGCGACCTGCCGGCAGCCAAATGGGGGGACAGCGATTCCGCGCGTGTCGGTGAGTGGATCCTGGCCATCGGCAACCCCTATGGTCTTGGCGGCTCGGTAACCGCGGGCATCATTTCCGCCCGCCAGCGCGACATCAATGCCGGCCCCTACGATGATTTCCTGCAGACCGATGCCTCGATCAATCGCGGCAATTCGGGTGGTCCGACATTCGACATGGACGGCCGCGTGATCGGCGTGAACACGGCCATCTTTTCCCCCTCCGGCGGCTCCGTCGGCATCGGCTTCGCCATTCCTTCCGCAATGGCGCGCAATGTCATCGATTCCCTGAAAGAGCATGGCGAGGTTCGTCGCGGCTGGCTGGGTGTGCAGATCCAGACGGTGACCGAGGAACTGGCCGAGGGCCTGCGGCTTGACGAAGCAAGAGGCGCGCTGGTGGCTTCTCTTTTCGAGGGCGGCCCGGCTGAACGGGGCGGCATCCAGCAGGGGGACGTGATCCTGGAATTCGATGGCCGTGAGGTCGCGACGATGCGTGAACTGCCGCGCATGGTGGCGGAAACTCGGGTCGGCAGAGATGTCGACGTGGTCGTCTGGCGTCGGGGCGAGGAGCGTACGCTGAGCGTCACCCTGGGCGAGATGGATGACGAAGCCCTGTCCGGTCCGAATTCGGAGGATACGCGTGACCCGCAGCCGGAACCGGAGAGTGGGTCTTTGGATGACCTGGGACTCGAGCTGGGGAGCCTGTCGGAGGAACGCCGGAACGAGTTCGGCCTTGCCAGGGATGTCGAAGGAGTCCTGGTGACGGAACTTGATCCCCTGGGCCTGGCCGCGGAGGCGGGCCTGCAGTTGGGAGACGTCATCGCCGAGGTGGACCAGGAGCCGGTCTCGCGCCCTTCCGAGATCGAGGAGCATGTCGCGGCGGCGCGGCAGGAAGGCTATCGCGTGATCACGCTGCTGATCCTGCGGGGCAACGATTACCTCTGGGTGGCCTTGCCACTGGGTGAGGAGTAA
- a CDS encoding YggT family protein → MHALFSILDLVINIYIWILIGSAVLSWLVAFNVVNTSNRVVYMIGDFLYRATEPALAPIRRILPNLGGIDISPMILILLLIFLRNLLFYDIYPALS, encoded by the coding sequence ATGCATGCGCTTTTTTCCATTCTGGACCTGGTCATCAACATCTACATCTGGATCCTGATCGGCTCGGCGGTGCTGAGTTGGCTGGTGGCCTTCAACGTGGTCAACACCAGCAACCGCGTCGTCTACATGATCGGGGATTTCCTCTATCGTGCCACGGAACCGGCGCTGGCGCCGATCCGGCGGATCCTGCCCAACCTGGGCGGCATCGATATTTCGCCGATGATCCTGATTCTGCTGCTGATCTTCCTGCGCAACCTGCTGTTCTACGATATCTATCCCGCCCTGAGCTGA
- a CDS encoding DUF5615 family PIN-like protein, giving the protein MSGSKETLRFFLDEGVPDSVGKALAQAGHTVIYLRDAIATGSPDQLVCAVAEANEAILVAHDGDMRQLAKRHGVSAKRYKRLSLIKLSCRETQSAKRIEGALSLIEHEWHHSRGAKDRRIFIEIGKESISTKR; this is encoded by the coding sequence GTGAGCGGGAGCAAGGAAACGCTCCGGTTCTTTCTGGACGAGGGTGTTCCGGATTCGGTCGGCAAGGCCCTTGCCCAAGCCGGTCACACCGTCATCTACTTGCGCGATGCGATCGCAACCGGATCTCCTGATCAGCTTGTTTGTGCCGTGGCGGAAGCGAACGAGGCCATACTTGTGGCCCATGATGGTGATATGAGACAGCTGGCAAAACGCCATGGCGTTAGCGCCAAGCGATATAAGCGCCTGAGTTTGATCAAGCTGTCGTGCCGAGAAACACAGTCGGCAAAACGAATAGAGGGCGCCCTGTCTCTGATTGAGCATGAATGGCATCACAGCAGGGGAGCTAAGGACCGGCGCATCTTTATTGAGATCGGCAAGGAATCCATTAGCACGAAGCGCTAA
- the serB gene encoding phosphoserine phosphatase SerB: MTWISILLADPAGTPLREQDSEAACQGLARLGARTESPNWLADGIAVEVPFHDAAPADALAALRKDFAGQPFDIAVLPTERRRKKLLIADMESTIIVEEMLDELADSLGLRDEIAAVTARAMQGELDFESALRERVRKLAGLRQEVLEEAVQAMTLNSGARSLVASMKAQGAFCALVSGGFTFFADPIAQTCGFDQVRANRLEIREGRLSGEVLPPILGREAKLASLEEFTQQRGLSTKDAVAVGDGANDLAMLSAAGLGVAWRAKPLLREAMDTCLDHADLTGLLYLQGYQASEIQPD; encoded by the coding sequence GCCGATCCGGCCGGAACGCCCTTGCGTGAACAGGATAGCGAAGCAGCCTGTCAAGGTCTCGCCCGGCTTGGCGCCAGAACAGAAAGCCCCAACTGGCTTGCCGACGGCATCGCCGTGGAGGTTCCTTTCCATGATGCGGCCCCAGCGGATGCTCTTGCAGCATTGCGTAAGGACTTCGCCGGACAGCCGTTCGACATTGCCGTGCTCCCGACCGAGCGCCGCCGCAAGAAGCTGCTGATCGCCGACATGGAGTCCACCATCATCGTCGAAGAGATGCTGGACGAACTGGCCGACAGCCTGGGACTGCGCGACGAAATCGCGGCGGTCACCGCACGCGCCATGCAGGGAGAGCTCGATTTCGAAAGCGCCCTGCGCGAGCGTGTGCGCAAGCTGGCAGGACTGAGGCAGGAGGTACTCGAAGAGGCCGTGCAGGCCATGACCCTGAACTCGGGGGCCCGCAGCTTGGTTGCCAGCATGAAGGCCCAGGGTGCCTTTTGTGCCTTGGTTTCGGGCGGTTTCACCTTCTTCGCCGATCCCATCGCCCAGACCTGCGGCTTTGACCAGGTGCGCGCCAATCGTCTCGAGATACGCGAGGGACGGCTGAGTGGCGAAGTCCTGCCCCCCATCCTTGGCCGCGAGGCGAAGCTGGCCAGTCTTGAGGAGTTCACGCAGCAACGGGGCCTCTCCACCAAGGACGCAGTTGCCGTGGGGGACGGCGCCAATGACCTGGCAATGCTGTCGGCAGCAGGCCTGGGAGTCGCCTGGCGCGCCAAGCCTCTGCTGCGTGAAGCCATGGACACCTGCCTGGATCATGCCGACCTGACAGGCCTGCTCTATCTTCAGGGCTACCAGGCTTCCGAGATACAGCCGGACTGA
- a CDS encoding DUF433 domain-containing protein produces MTRFDANTVISAFTEQQVERLTGISVHRLRRWDRTGFFRPGYGAENRRAPYSRIYSFVDVAALRVLSMLITQHNVPVRHLRQVSERLGKLDNAEWTRVQLYVMNRKVIFDDPDQGQQREVVSGQYMLPIPLAQVVSDTRRDVQQLSKRSAEQTGKIERNRYVSHNAPTIAGTRIPVAAIKAFDEDGYSVKQIKAEFPGLTEADIRAAIGYSEDAAAA; encoded by the coding sequence ATGACCCGGTTTGATGCAAATACTGTGATCTCGGCATTCACCGAACAGCAGGTAGAGCGCCTGACGGGGATTAGTGTACATCGTCTTCGCCGTTGGGACCGGACGGGCTTCTTCCGTCCCGGATATGGTGCCGAGAATCGCAGGGCGCCTTACAGCCGCATCTATTCATTTGTTGATGTGGCTGCCCTACGTGTCCTGAGCATGCTGATCACCCAACACAACGTCCCGGTTCGTCACCTTCGGCAAGTTTCGGAAAGACTTGGCAAGCTCGATAATGCGGAATGGACGCGGGTTCAGCTCTATGTGATGAACCGCAAGGTCATATTCGATGACCCCGATCAGGGCCAGCAGCGTGAAGTGGTTAGTGGGCAATACATGCTACCTATTCCCCTGGCGCAGGTTGTGTCCGATACCCGCCGCGACGTGCAGCAGCTGTCGAAGCGCAGCGCGGAGCAGACAGGCAAGATCGAACGGAACCGCTACGTCTCTCACAATGCTCCGACCATAGCGGGTACACGCATTCCCGTTGCAGCAATCAAGGCTTTTGACGAGGACGGCTACTCGGTCAAGCAGATCAAGGCTGAGTTTCCTGGCCTGACCGAAGCGGATATCCGGGCCGCAATCGGTTACTCGGAAGATGCTGCAGCCGCGTGA
- the folD gene encoding bifunctional methylenetetrahydrofolate dehydrogenase/methenyltetrahydrofolate cyclohydrolase FolD, translating into MTDASIIDGKAFAARLRERVGAETARLKDAADLTPGLAVVLVGEDPASQVYVRNKGKQTVEAGMESFEHRLSAETSQEELLALVEALNADPRVHGILVQLPLPDQIDSAAVLDAIDPAKDVDGFHVINAGRLATGQDALVPCTPLGCLMLLRHHLGDLSGQKAVVVGRSNIVGKPMAQLLLGDSCTVTIAHSRTRDLPAECRNADILVAAVGRPKMVKGDWIKPGATVIDVGINRIEGAEGKTPLVGDVDFDEAVKVAGAITPVPGGIGPMTIACLLANTLTAACRAKGLPDPDLKL; encoded by the coding sequence ATGACGGACGCCAGCATCATCGACGGGAAAGCCTTCGCCGCCCGCCTGCGTGAACGCGTGGGCGCGGAAACGGCCCGCCTGAAGGACGCGGCCGACCTGACGCCCGGCCTGGCGGTGGTCCTGGTGGGCGAGGACCCGGCCAGCCAGGTCTATGTCCGCAACAAGGGCAAGCAGACCGTCGAGGCCGGCATGGAGTCCTTCGAGCACCGCCTGTCCGCGGAGACCAGCCAGGAGGAGCTGCTGGCGCTGGTGGAGGCCCTGAATGCCGATCCCCGGGTTCACGGCATCCTGGTGCAGCTGCCCCTGCCGGATCAGATCGATTCGGCAGCGGTGCTGGATGCCATCGACCCGGCCAAGGACGTGGATGGCTTCCACGTCATCAATGCCGGACGGCTGGCGACGGGACAGGACGCGCTGGTGCCCTGCACGCCGCTTGGCTGCCTGATGCTGCTGCGCCATCACCTGGGCGATCTTTCGGGTCAGAAGGCCGTGGTGGTGGGTCGCTCCAATATCGTCGGCAAACCCATGGCGCAGCTGCTGCTGGGCGACAGCTGCACGGTCACGATCGCGCATTCACGCACGCGCGACCTGCCGGCCGAATGCCGCAATGCCGATATCCTGGTCGCCGCAGTGGGGCGGCCGAAGATGGTCAAGGGCGACTGGATCAAGCCTGGGGCCACGGTGATCGACGTGGGCATCAACCGCATCGAGGGCGCGGAAGGCAAGACCCCGCTGGTCGGCGACGTGGACTTCGACGAGGCGGTGAAGGTGGCCGGCGCCATCACGCCGGTGCCGGGTGGCATCGGGCCGATGACCATTGCCTGCCTGCTGGCCAACACGCTGACTGCGGCCTGCCGCGCCAAGGGCCTGCCGGATCCCGATCTGAAGCTGTGA
- the apbC gene encoding iron-sulfur cluster carrier protein ApbC: MSGPSENDILEALEQVRDPDSGESIVQRGMISGLVVKDGNVGFSIEVDPARGPELEPLRQEAEQAAEKVKGVLSVSAILTAHRGAGQGEGGQSSAGQGQGAPQQQAAGQQGGQQARQLAPGVKHIIAVASGKGGVGKSTVATNLVLSLSLLGLKCGILDADIYGPSQPRMLGITGRPQSEDGKILKPMQNYGISCMSMGFLVAEDAPMIWRGPMVQSALQQMLRDVEWGDLDVLVVDMPPGTGDAQLTMAQQVPLSGAVIVSTPQDIALLDARKGLNMFRKVDVPVLGIIENMSLFVCPNCGHESHVFGHGGAKTEAERLGCDFLGEIPLNIDIRETSDSGRPITISNPDSPHSKAFAEIAGKVRDKLFQGTQKAAPKIVME; encoded by the coding sequence ATGAGCGGACCCAGCGAAAACGACATTCTCGAAGCCCTGGAACAGGTACGTGATCCCGACAGCGGAGAAAGCATCGTCCAACGTGGCATGATCAGCGGCCTGGTCGTGAAGGACGGAAATGTCGGCTTCTCCATCGAGGTGGACCCGGCCCGGGGTCCCGAACTGGAACCCCTGCGCCAGGAAGCCGAACAGGCGGCCGAGAAGGTGAAGGGCGTGCTTTCCGTAAGCGCCATTCTGACCGCCCACCGCGGCGCCGGACAGGGCGAGGGCGGACAGTCCTCCGCCGGCCAGGGACAGGGCGCGCCGCAACAACAGGCGGCAGGACAGCAGGGCGGACAGCAGGCCCGCCAACTGGCACCCGGCGTGAAGCACATCATTGCCGTGGCCAGCGGCAAGGGCGGTGTCGGAAAATCCACCGTGGCCACCAACCTGGTGCTGTCGCTCAGCCTACTGGGCCTGAAGTGCGGCATCCTGGATGCCGACATCTACGGCCCCTCGCAGCCGCGCATGCTGGGCATCACGGGCCGGCCGCAGAGCGAGGACGGCAAGATCCTGAAACCCATGCAGAACTATGGCATTTCCTGCATGTCCATGGGTTTCCTTGTGGCCGAGGATGCACCGATGATCTGGCGCGGCCCCATGGTGCAGTCGGCCCTGCAGCAGATGCTGCGCGACGTGGAATGGGGCGATCTGGACGTGCTGGTGGTGGACATGCCGCCGGGCACGGGCGACGCCCAGCTGACCATGGCCCAGCAGGTCCCGCTGTCGGGCGCGGTCATCGTCTCCACCCCCCAGGACATCGCGCTGCTGGATGCGCGCAAGGGCCTCAACATGTTCCGCAAGGTGGACGTGCCGGTGCTTGGCATCATCGAGAACATGAGCCTGTTCGTCTGCCCCAACTGCGGGCATGAATCCCATGTCTTCGGCCACGGCGGCGCCAAGACCGAGGCCGAGCGCCTGGGCTGTGATTTCCTGGGCGAGATTCCGCTCAACATCGACATCCGCGAAACCTCGGACAGCGGACGGCCGATCACGATCTCGAACCCTGACAGCCCGCATTCGAAGGCCTTTGCCGAGATCGCCGGCAAGGTGCGCGACAAGCTGTTCCAAGGCACACAGAAAGCTGCCCCGAAGATCGTGATGGAGTAA